Part of the Arachis hypogaea cultivar Tifrunner chromosome 6, arahy.Tifrunner.gnm2.J5K5, whole genome shotgun sequence genome, ATTCAAAGTTCAGTAAATAAATAGCCTTCAAAAGGCGTTTCATAAGGAGATTATACTCTTACCTATTTGGGTGATCCTTCAAACATCTAATCACATTGCTAAGTAGAATACACAATATGGACATTCGATCTATAATATAGCTTATATGATTACAAAGTCGAAAAATTGGAGAAGTTAGAGCTCTCATGGCctaatatataatactctatcaGAACTCAGGAAGATATCCTAACTGTAATCGCTCATGTGAAAATTTCACACGATATGTCAATTTTTACCATTGATTAAGAAAGTGGAGCCAAACTTGCAACCCACAAACACATCTAATCAACGGTGAAAATAACGAGAGATGAAATTTTTACATGAGATGATTCATTCCTAAACATGCAAGACTCTATCTATTGCATACAATTTTTTCTTTTACCCTAATAGCCTCTTGCTCTTTCAAATAAATACCACTAGAGCAAAGATTCTTTCAAATGAAGTCAAAATCAAAGACGTAGTTCTTAACTAAAAAAGTTTATTTTCTATGACGGATGAGCTGTTTCATCTCCAAGGGAGGGGCTTGGGATCTTAACTGTTGCTGCAATGGCACAATGATGTAGATCGGCCATGGAAAATGACCTCCATGGAGAGAAACTCCTCTGCAGCAGAGAGGTCGGAGACACAGACGCCTTATTGCTACGCGGATGTAGTGGCGGAAGAAGCAATTGGGGCGTCGAATTCGAGCTTGAAGTTGTCGAATCCTCACTACTAGTCATACTACTACTACTTTCAGAGTTGTTCATTGCAACAGCAAGAGCCAATGAACTTCGACTCGAGCTCAATGTTGTTGTCCTCTTGTAAATGCCACCACTATTGCTCCTCAACATGGAACTTCGATTCTTATTATCCCAAACATGGTTAAACGCCATCAAGTTCCTACGCCTCCTTGTGTATGCATTCTCCGGTTTCGCAATGTCTTTCATGGATGGTGTAGATGCTGCATCACCAAGGCTTGTGAATGACTTGGACTTGCCATTATAGAACTTTGAAATACCCCTCCTACATAATCATATACTTCAAACCATCACAAAAGATGCTAAAAAAATTAACCTAATTGTATTTTCTGTTACACACATATCATGCATCTATATCTTCTTGACTAATCTAATCTTTTATATAGGGTGTATCCATTTGCTAAAATCAAATTAACATGTTTCTACCATTTTGaccaaaaataaaagacaaatgaCACAAATTTTCAGGGCtgtttttaatttgtgaaaaCACATGGAGACAAATTCAATAGCTGGAAATTACATCAAGGATCAACCAAGACACTAGTTGATGCGTAATCCATGATCACAATAAAAGATTGAACAATTTGGCACCctaatttagttaaataaaatataaataactttGTTCCCCAAAAAAAAAAGCACCCTTTCCAACTTAACAACCAGCTAACTCATCtaacaaacaaataataataaaaaaaaaaactaataaaatcaaAATGACATACCAACCTAACTTCAACTgagttcaataatttttttttcttttttatcttatagaaactactaattaaaaaaataaatacagaataaGATAGTATAAAGCTACAAACTTAAGGATCTAAGGAGTATAAGCACATAAATGATTATTAAAATACACATTTAAATTTAAGAGTTGAAAAATGCATAAAGACTAAACAATAAtgttgaaaaatgaaaataaaaaaaagggtacCTTATTGGAAGAACTTGTTCTAAAGATTCCATGGCATGCAAGGGTCCATTGTAAGAACTCTGAGCCTCATTTTCA contains:
- the LOC112755889 gene encoding protein OXIDATIVE STRESS 3 LIKE 1, with translation MCLCFSDKSTLLSLSLSLSLSSCKSICLSLFLESLYVEFCFVLGFLRTMMSLETLGLAVVPPRANVFMEAREVDDVAKKPAAAEVEECSTSSSSSIGRNSDDDDDVSSERSMDSNSNENGENEAQSSYNGPLHAMESLEQVLPIRRGISKFYNGKSKSFTSLGDAASTPSMKDIAKPENAYTRRRRNLMAFNHVWDNKNRSSMLRSNSGGIYKRTTTLSSSRSSLALAVAMNNSESSSSMTSSEDSTTSSSNSTPQLLLPPLHPRSNKASVSPTSLLQRSFSPWRSFSMADLHHCAIAATVKIPSPSLGDETAHPS